A window from Citrobacter amalonaticus encodes these proteins:
- a CDS encoding oxidative stress defense protein has product MKFKVMALAALVGFSAMSVQAGELPDGPHIVTSGTASVDAAPDIATLAIEVNVAAKDAATAKKQADERVAQYLSFLEQNQIAKKDISSANLRTQPDYDYQNGKSVLKGYRAVRTVEVTLRQLDKLNPLLDGALKAGLNEIRSVSLGVAQPDAYKDKARKAAIDDAIHQAQELAAGFNSKLGPVYSVRYHVSNYQPSPMVRMMKADAAPVSAQETYEQAAIQFDDQVDVVFQLEPAAGQQSAATAKAQ; this is encoded by the coding sequence GTGAAGTTCAAAGTGATGGCCCTGGCGGCATTAGTGGGATTCAGTGCAATGTCGGTGCAGGCAGGCGAATTGCCTGACGGACCGCACATCGTGACTTCCGGGACGGCAAGCGTGGACGCTGCACCTGATATTGCCACGCTGGCAATCGAGGTTAATGTTGCGGCGAAAGACGCTGCGACGGCGAAGAAACAGGCTGATGAGCGCGTTGCGCAATACCTTTCTTTCCTTGAGCAAAATCAGATCGCGAAAAAAGACATTAGCTCGGCGAACCTGCGCACCCAACCGGATTACGATTATCAGAACGGCAAAAGCGTCCTGAAAGGGTATCGTGCGGTGCGTACTGTCGAAGTGACGCTGCGTCAGTTAGATAAACTCAACCCACTGCTGGACGGCGCGCTGAAAGCGGGGCTGAACGAAATTCGTTCCGTTTCGTTGGGTGTGGCGCAACCGGATGCTTATAAAGACAAAGCGCGTAAAGCAGCGATTGATGATGCAATTCACCAGGCGCAGGAACTGGCGGCCGGTTTTAACAGCAAACTGGGTCCGGTTTACAGCGTGCGCTACCATGTCTCGAACTATCAGCCAAGCCCGATGGTGCGGATGATGAAAGCGGACGCGGCACCGGTGTCAGCGCAGGAAACGTACGAGCAGGCGGCGATTCAGTTTGATGATCAGGTCGATGTGGTGTTCCAGTTGGAACCTGCGGCGGGTCAACAATCTGCGGCAACCGCCAAAGCGCAATAA
- the ettA gene encoding energy-dependent translational throttle protein EttA has protein sequence MAQFVYTMHRVGKVVPPKRHILKNISLSFFPGAKIGVLGLNGAGKSTLLRIMAGIDTDIEGEARPQPGIKIGYLPQEPQLNPEHTVRESVEEAVAEVVNALKGLDEVYAKYAEPDADFDKLAAQQGKFEEIIQAHDGHNLNVQLERAADALRLPDWDAKIATLSGGERRRVALCRLLLEKPDMLLLDEPTNHLDAESVAWLERFLHDFEGTVVAITHDRYFLDNVAGWILELDRGEGIPWEGNYSSWLEQKDQRLAQEASQEAARRKSIEKELEWVRQGAKGRQSKGKARLARFEELNSTEYQKRNETNELFIPPGPRLGDKVIEVSHLRKSYGDRVLIDDLSFSVPKGAIVGIIGPNGAGKSTLFRMMSGQEQPDSGTITLGETVKLASVDQFRDAMDNSKTVWEEVSGGLDIMKIGNTEMPSRAYVGRFNFKGTDQGKRVGELSGGERGRLHLAKLLQVGGNVLLLDEPTNDLDIETLRALENALLEFPGCAMVISHDRWFLDRIATHILDYQDEGKVEFFEGNFTEYEEYKKRTLGADALEPKRIKYKRIAK, from the coding sequence GTGGCCCAATTCGTTTATACCATGCATCGTGTCGGCAAAGTCGTTCCGCCGAAACGTCATATTCTTAAAAACATCTCGCTGAGCTTCTTCCCTGGCGCAAAAATCGGCGTACTGGGCCTTAACGGTGCCGGTAAGTCCACCCTGCTGCGCATCATGGCGGGCATTGATACAGATATTGAAGGCGAAGCCCGCCCGCAGCCCGGCATCAAAATTGGTTACTTGCCGCAGGAACCTCAGCTTAATCCTGAACACACCGTACGCGAGTCTGTTGAAGAAGCAGTGGCGGAAGTGGTCAACGCACTGAAAGGTCTGGATGAGGTTTATGCGAAATACGCAGAGCCAGATGCCGACTTCGATAAACTGGCCGCGCAACAGGGCAAGTTCGAAGAGATCATTCAGGCGCACGACGGTCATAACCTGAACGTGCAACTGGAGCGTGCGGCCGACGCCCTGCGTCTGCCAGACTGGGACGCCAAAATCGCGACCCTCTCCGGGGGTGAACGTCGCCGTGTCGCACTGTGCCGTCTGCTGTTAGAAAAACCTGACATGCTGCTGCTTGACGAACCGACCAACCACCTGGATGCGGAATCCGTGGCCTGGCTGGAACGCTTCCTGCACGACTTCGAAGGCACCGTAGTGGCGATTACCCACGACCGTTACTTCCTCGACAACGTCGCAGGCTGGATCCTTGAACTTGACCGCGGCGAAGGTATTCCGTGGGAAGGTAACTACTCCTCCTGGCTGGAGCAGAAAGATCAGCGTCTGGCGCAGGAAGCCTCTCAGGAAGCGGCACGCCGTAAATCTATCGAGAAAGAACTGGAGTGGGTTCGTCAGGGCGCGAAAGGCCGTCAGTCTAAGGGTAAAGCCCGTCTGGCACGCTTTGAAGAGCTGAACAGCACGGAATACCAGAAACGTAACGAAACCAACGAACTGTTTATTCCACCTGGACCGCGTCTGGGTGATAAAGTCATTGAAGTCAGCCACCTGCGTAAATCCTACGGCGACCGCGTGCTGATTGACGATCTGAGCTTCTCTGTACCGAAAGGCGCCATCGTCGGCATCATCGGTCCGAACGGCGCGGGTAAATCCACCCTGTTCCGTATGATGTCCGGTCAGGAACAGCCAGACAGCGGCACCATCACGCTGGGTGAAACCGTTAAGCTGGCCTCCGTCGATCAGTTCCGTGACGCCATGGATAACAGCAAAACCGTGTGGGAAGAAGTGTCCGGTGGGCTGGATATCATGAAGATCGGCAACACCGAAATGCCAAGTCGCGCCTATGTTGGCCGCTTTAACTTCAAAGGCACCGACCAGGGCAAACGCGTCGGCGAGCTGTCCGGTGGTGAGCGCGGTCGTCTGCATCTGGCGAAGCTGCTGCAGGTTGGCGGTAACGTTCTTCTGCTCGATGAACCGACCAACGACCTGGATATCGAAACCCTGCGCGCGCTGGAAAACGCCCTGCTGGAGTTCCCGGGTTGCGCAATGGTTATCTCGCACGACCGTTGGTTCCTTGACCGTATCGCCACCCACATTCTGGACTACCAGGATGAAGGGAAAGTGGAGTTCTTCGAAGGTAACTTCACCGAATACGAAGAGTACAAGAAACGCACGCTGGGCGCTGACGCGCTGGAGCCAAAGCGTATCAAGTACAAACGTATCGCGAAGTAA